From Anopheles darlingi chromosome 2, idAnoDarlMG_H_01, whole genome shotgun sequence, the proteins below share one genomic window:
- the LOC125948567 gene encoding DNA polymerase epsilon subunit 2 has product MNEITRLKSQISSRFSIGGFQIRSDASTFLAQQIQPLSETERKTWITNVANHVQSQNLAQPIVERKHIEQAIKEASNTGLDDAETVFQVISAFEVPSFVYVEERKKFLPVPTSTKLQLLGPPDAKSNYLRERYLMLWQKTHRHEMFSHRSTPGTITGTGKSKLTLRKVENLLSTSKMNDVVMLGLLTQLTEGRFYLEDPTGSVPIDLSTTAFSAGLFCEGCFVLACGKFRDGTLKIEEIGFPPPELAASSRAFFGSVNSWGGPSKTLLKNSRNLAELEKGNPDHSLIFVSDCWLDSAEVMEKLKQLLKGYDDFPPVAIVLMGPFGKQQDNVYGLKNRFQMLGELLSTCEKLKAQTDLVLVPSCDDPAAANILPRPPIPNAIAGELVKRYPRTILATNPCRLQYCTQQIVVCRADLVTKLCRNTIHFPKQGHLEEHFARTLISQGTLAPLHPIAFPTHWSYDAALSLYPLPDLVVIGDPCQAFQTTEQNCTVMNVGSFPKSKFAFKVYYPSNRTVEDSQIPDEDD; this is encoded by the exons ATGAACGAAATAACACGATTAAAATCGCAAATATCTTCACGATTTTCGATCGGCGGCTTCCAGATACGCAG TGATGCGAGCACCTTTCTCGCTCAGCAAATCCAACCGCTGTCGGAGACGGAACGCAAAACGTGGATCACGAATGTGGCGAATCACGTACAGAGCCAGAACCTGGCCCAACCGATCGTCGAACGGAAACACATAGAACAGGCCATCAAGGAGGCCAGCAACACCGGCCTGGATGACGCGGAAACGGTGTTCCAGGTGATCAGCGCGTTCGAGGTGCCGTCGTTCGTTTACGTGGAGGAgaggaaaaagtttttgcCCGTACCAACTAGCACGAAGCTCCAGTTACTGGGCCCTCCGGATGCCAAGTCCAATTACCTGCGTGAACGTTATCTGATGCTTTGGCAGAAGACACACCGTCATGAGATGTTTTCCCACCGAAGCACTCCGGGTACGATTACCGGGACAGGCAAAAGCAAGCTAACATTACGAAAGGTAGAGAATCTGTTGTCCACTTCGAAGATGAACGACGTTGTGATGCTGGGACTACTGACACAGCTCACCGAGGGACGCTTTTACCTGGAGGATCCGACCGGTTCCGTGCCGATCGATCTCAGCACAACCGCGTTCTCGGCCGGACTGTTCTGTGAGGGTTGTTTTGTGCTGGCATGCGGCAAGTTTCGCGATGGTACGCTTAAGATCGAAGAGATTGGTTTTCCGCCACCCGAACTGGCAGCAAGCAGTCGAGCATTTTTCGGATCAGTCAATAGTTGGGGTGGTCCGTCGAAAACATTGCTAAAAAATTCACGCAACCTGGCGGAACTGGAAAAGGGGAACCCTGACCATAGTTTAATATTTGTTTCGGACTGCTGGCTGGACAGTGCGGAGGTGATGGAGAAACTGAAACAGCTGCTGAAGGGATACGACGATTTCCCTCCCGTTGCCATCGTGCTGATGGGACCGTTTGGCAAGCAACAAGACAATGTTTACGGACTAAAGAATCGCTTCCAGATGCTGGGTGAACTGTTAAGCACCTGCGAAAAGCTAAAAGCACAGACCGATCTTGTGCTAGTACCTTCGTGTGATGATCCGGCTGCTGCGAATATTCTACCACGGCCACCGATACCGAATGCAATTGCAGGCGAGCTAGTGAAACGGTATCCGCGTACCATTTTGGCCACCAATCCCTGCCGGTTACAATACTGTACGCAACAGATAGTTGTTTGTCGTGCCGATTTGGTGACGAAATTGTGTCGCAATACGATCCACTTCCCGAAACAGGGTCACTTGGAAGAGCAT TTTGCTCGTACACTCATCAGCCAGGGTACGTTGGCTCCACTACATCCGATCGCATTCCCGACCCACTGGAGTTACGATGCAGCCCTTTCGCTCTACCCTCTGCCGGATCTGGTCGTGATCGGGGATCCTTGCCAAGCATTTCAAACTACCGAACAGAACTGCACGGTGATGAATGTTGGATCGTTTCCGAAATCAAAGTTTGCCTTCAAGGTGTATTatccatcgaaccgaaccgtggaAGATTCTCAGATAcccgacgaggacgattgA